GGGTGCAAGGAAGGCCAGTGCTCGAGTTGTAAATCCAAACTTCTCGAGGGCGATGTCGAATTACTCAAGTACTCGACGTTCGCGCTGCCGGAATACGAAAGCGAAACCGGTCATATCCTTTTGTGCCGTACACAAGCCTTTAGCGATCTGACAATCGAGTTGCTCAATTACGACGAAGAAATTCTAAGCAAAGCAATTCCCGCAAAATCCTTCGCCGGCGAGATTGTCGACATCGAAACACTGACACACGACATTCGGCGGCTGACGATCGAATTACAAAGCCCGATGAAGTTCTGGGCGGGGCAATACGTCGATCTCACGATACCGGGTCATGGCGTGACGCGCGCCTATTCGATGGCAAACGCACCGAGCGAGCCTAATCGCCTTCAGTTCATCATCAAGAAGTATGCGAACGGCGCCTTTTCTTCGCTCCTTGACGATGGATTGCCGGCGGGAACCAACATCGTCGCGAAGGGACCTTATGGAAGCTGCTTCAGGCGCGAGAACCGTCGCGGGCCGATGATCCTGGTCGGAGGCGGCTCGGGCATGTCGCCCCTTTGGTCCATACTCAACGATCACGTCGAAAGTGGCGAAGAGCGCCCCATACGCTTCTTCTATGGCGCGCGAACGCCAGAGGATCTCATTCTGGTCGATGAAATCGCCGGCATCGGTTCCAAGCTCAGCGATTTCAAGTTCATACCCGCCCTGTCCGATGCCGGTGCGAACGGTGCCTGGATGGGAGAGCGCGGTTTTATCCACGAAACCGTGATGCGAACCCTCAAGACGGAAGCGTTCGATGGCAGCACCATCGACGCCTACTCCTGCGGCCCCCCACCCATGATCGACGCCGTGATTCCCGTTCTGCAAGACGCCGGTGTCGAGCCTTCGCACATTCACTTCGACAAATTCACACAACCAAGCACATGACCTGACGGCGCATAAGCGCACCAATCAACTCAAAAATAGCCTGGGAGGAGTCAATGACCGCTCAAACCACACAAACACAAAAGTCCGGCGCGGCCGGCGCTGCAACGTTCCCTGGATCCGACAGCCGCAAGTTCAACTATTTCGAGCCCAAGGGCCGCAAGGCGACCCACTACGAGGACGTGACGCTCGACGTGCAGCCCGACCCGGAACGTTACCTGCTGCAAGACTGGATTATCCATTTCCCAAACGGCGAGACGACCTACACCAAAAGTTGGACGCAGGCGAAAAGCTCCAACTGGCACAAGTTCCGTGCGGTCGACCAGGAGTGGGAGCGCACGCATTACCAGCGCCAGTCGACCATCTGCGGTGCGGTTCAGAGCGTCATAGAGAACGGGCGCAAGTCGGGCGCCGTATCTCGCTTCGATCCCGCATGGCTCAAAATTCTTCAAGTTCAACTCGGTGCTTATAAGCATGCCGAATTCGGTCTTGGCACATCGCTGATGCAGGCGCAGCGCTATGGCTACACACAGATGATCAACAGTGCTGTGTTGACCAACTCGTCCTACAAGCTGCGTTTCGCGCAGGATCTGACCCTCTATCTGAGCGAAATCGCTCTCGACGTGCCAGGCTTTGATGTGAATGCCGGAAAGAAACATTGGCTTGAGGATCCGATCTGGCAGGGTACCCGCCGTGCCGTCGAAACCATCATGGGGTCGCAAGATTATCTGGAACAGTATCTCGCAACCAATCTTGCCTTCGAGCCAATGATTGGAGAGCTCTTCCGTTCAGGATTTGTGATGCAGGTAGCGGCTTCGCAAGGAGATTTCATTACGCCGAGTGTCGTGTCTGCCGCGGAGGCCGACTATGAACGCAATCTCGCCAACACCGTTGAACTGATCCACACGCTGGTCACGGATGCGGAATTTGCTGCCCACAACCGGCAGCTTCTGAGCCAATGGCTGGACAAGCACGTCACTCTCGCCGCCGAAGCGGCCCAGCTGCTTCAGCCGATCTGGTCGCAGCCAAGGGTCAAGGTGGCTTCGTTCTCCGATGCCTACGAGTTGGCCAAGAGTCGGATCAAAACAATCTGCTCACAGACGGAACTCACCGTGCCGGCGGCGGTCGCCTGACCGCGCGGTCCCAGCCAGGCCAATCACACCCAATGCAAAAGGACAGGACGTCATGACTAACGAACACGCCAATATCTTCAAGTCGATGAAAGACATCCGTTTCGAAGACACGGTCTCGCACCAGTGCGGCGTGACCATGAATGACAGCGTCGAGGCGCGCGCCATCGCTGAAGTGATGGAGCAGAAACCCGGCATCGTCGTCACCTATCTTCCCGCCATGATCCGTGTCGACGGGGAAGGGAAGATAACGTTCATGATGGACGAGATCAGCGAGGCCCTGGGACGCCCCATGACACCGCATCTGTTCGAAATCTCCACCTCCACGCACTACGGCCGGATGGTGATGATCGACGAGAACAACGTCACGCTGTTCGGCGATATGAACGAGGCGATGCAATACATCACTTGATTAGACGCAAAATGAAACCGCAACTGATAGTCCGTTTGCGCGGCGGCCCCGACAAAGCGCAATCGAGCCCTGGGACGAGGAACGCGATATGTACAAAACAAAGTGCGGCGAAGAGATCTTCGTGATCGATGGCCACACCCATTTTTGGGACGGCAGCCCCGCAAATCACAAGAACGTCCATGGTAAGCAGTTCATAGACTGCTTCTACGCTTATCACTCAGGACTCAGCCCAAAAGAAGAAGTTTGGCCAAAGGAGAAGTTCGAGAAATACGACGCACAAACCATGCACGATGATCTCTTTGTGCACGGCTACGACGACATGGCCATCCTGCAGCCGACGTACCTCGGCGACTTTTACAAGGAGGGCTTCAACACGACCGAGCGCAACGCGATCTTGAAGGATCGCTATCCCGATCGCTTCATTCTCAACGGTGCATTCGATCCGCGCGACGGGACCAAGGGGCTGGAACATCTCCACGCGCTCGTCGAAAAGCACAAGATCCAGGGTGTCAAGCTCTACACCGCGGAGTGGAAAG
This portion of the Hyphomicrobiaceae bacterium genome encodes:
- a CDS encoding FAD-binding oxidoreductase, with the translated sequence MTDNAVHTVRLEPVGIELDVEEGETVLDAAFRQGVALPHGCKEGQCSSCKSKLLEGDVELLKYSTFALPEYESETGHILLCRTQAFSDLTIELLNYDEEILSKAIPAKSFAGEIVDIETLTHDIRRLTIELQSPMKFWAGQYVDLTIPGHGVTRAYSMANAPSEPNRLQFIIKKYANGAFSSLLDDGLPAGTNIVAKGPYGSCFRRENRRGPMILVGGGSGMSPLWSILNDHVESGEERPIRFFYGARTPEDLILVDEIAGIGSKLSDFKFIPALSDAGANGAWMGERGFIHETVMRTLKTEAFDGSTIDAYSCGPPPMIDAVIPVLQDAGVEPSHIHFDKFTQPST
- a CDS encoding MmoB/DmpM family protein, whose protein sequence is MTNEHANIFKSMKDIRFEDTVSHQCGVTMNDSVEARAIAEVMEQKPGIVVTYLPAMIRVDGEGKITFMMDEISEALGRPMTPHLFEISTSTHYGRMVMIDENNVTLFGDMNEAMQYIT
- a CDS encoding aromatic/alkene monooxygenase hydroxylase subunit beta, which translates into the protein MTAQTTQTQKSGAAGAATFPGSDSRKFNYFEPKGRKATHYEDVTLDVQPDPERYLLQDWIIHFPNGETTYTKSWTQAKSSNWHKFRAVDQEWERTHYQRQSTICGAVQSVIENGRKSGAVSRFDPAWLKILQVQLGAYKHAEFGLGTSLMQAQRYGYTQMINSAVLTNSSYKLRFAQDLTLYLSEIALDVPGFDVNAGKKHWLEDPIWQGTRRAVETIMGSQDYLEQYLATNLAFEPMIGELFRSGFVMQVAASQGDFITPSVVSAAEADYERNLANTVELIHTLVTDAEFAAHNRQLLSQWLDKHVTLAAEAAQLLQPIWSQPRVKVASFSDAYELAKSRIKTICSQTELTVPAAVA